In Bombina bombina isolate aBomBom1 chromosome 6, aBomBom1.pri, whole genome shotgun sequence, a single genomic region encodes these proteins:
- the LOC128665059 gene encoding LOW QUALITY PROTEIN: protein FAM98A-like (The sequence of the model RefSeq protein was modified relative to this genomic sequence to represent the inferred CDS: deleted 1 base in 1 codon), producing MDCDIMESDILESLEDLGYKGSLMEDGALNEAASVEVHSPEYTKPVAWVVSELKLFCKLEENVEATNSPNEAEGFQLEVSGLLTEMNCPYASLTSGEVNKRLSTKKNCLHLLTYLVSELEAAKMLCINVPMKKDQEAAGSEVFQELKTICMTLGMSKPPATITMFQFFSGIKKKVKETLAKVPPSHLGKPLLGKALGPSYWEKIEAINQAISNEYEVRRKMLIKSLDLTVQSFGWSDKAKQQTEKLAKVYQPRRATLIPKSSILVAHLLGARHDLSKILRTSSGSTREKTACAINKVLMGRVPDRAVADPPPEMPPWQKRQDGPPQGGRGGGRGGYEQSYGGRGGYEQGGGRGGYDHGGGRGGYEQSGG from the exons ATGGACTGTGACATCATGGAGAGTGATATTTTGGAGTCCCTGGAGGACTTAGGTTATAAAGGGTCGCTGATGGAAGATGGAGCTTTGAATGAAGCGGCATCCGTGGAAGTCCACTCTCCTGAATACACAAAGCCTGTGGCATGGGTGGTATCAGAGCTAAAATTGTTCTGCAAATTGGAAGAAAATGTAGAAGCTACTAATAGTCCTAATGAAGCAGAAGGATTTCAGCTTGAAGTAAGTGGTCTTCTCACAGAGATGAACTGTCCATATGCATCTTTGACATCAGGAGAGGTTAATAAACGGCTT TCGACAAAAAAAAATTGCCTCCACTTGCTAACATATCTTGTTTCGGAACTTGAAGCTGCAAAAATGCTATGCATAAATGTCCCAATGAAGAAAGACCAAGAAGCTGCAGGTAGTGAAGTGTTTCAGGAGCTGAAGACTATATGTATGACATTGGGAATGTCTAAGCCACCCGCCACCATAACCATGTTCCAGTTCTTTAgcggaataaaaaaaaaagttaaagaaacatTAGCAAAAGTGCCGCCTAGTCATTTAGGAAAACCTCTCCTTGGCAAGGCACTGGGACCATCTTATTGGGAAAAGATTGAAGCAATTAACCAAGCCATATCCAATGAATATGAAGTCCGGCGGAAAATGTTAATTAAAAGTTTGGATTTGACTGTTCAATCATTTGGATGGTCGGATAAAGCTAAGCAACAGACTGAGAAACTTGCAAAGGTGTACCAACCAAGACGTGCAACGTTAATACCTAAAAGCTCTATTTTAGTCGCTCACCTCTTGGGGGCTCGGCACGATCTCTCAAAAATCCTGAGAACAAGCAGTGGATCAACTCGGGAAAAGACTGCCTGTGCTATAAATAAGGTGTTAATGGGCAGGGTGCCTGACCGCGCGGTGGCAGACCCACCTCCAGAGATGCCTCCTTGGCAGAAGAGACAAGATGGCCCTCCACAAGGTGGTAGAGGTGGAGGAAGAGGTGGATATGAACAATCTTATGGTGGTCGTGGGGGATATGAGCAAGGAGGTGGGCGTGGTGGGTATGATCATGGTGGTGGACGTGGGGGCTATGAACAAAGTGGTGGCTGA